GCGATAGCCTGCGATCCCCGCCGACGTTCACGAACGGCGGGCCGCGACGGGCCGGAACCGGCCGGCGCCCCGGAAGCCCCGGCGTTACTGCTTGTCACCTTTTCCTGCAAATATGGAGGTAATAGTTGTTTACAATGGAGTCTTGCCGCGCGGCAGGCCGCCCGTCTGCCCGCCCAACCGCATGGCTTGATGACGACGAAATCTTCCTACTCTGCTGGTGCCGGATCGTCGTTGCCCAATCGGGTGACGCACCTCTTCCATGAAATCCGCTGGATGGCGCAGGTCGCGCTGATGGTGTTCCTGTTGATGGCGCTGTTCTCGTACAGCCGTCTGGACCCCAGCTGGACACATGCGGCGCACGTGGAGCGTATCTCCAACTGGGCAGGACGCGTTGGCGCATGGGTCGCCGACATGCTGCTGCTCATGCTCGGCCTGTCCGCTTACTGGCTGGTGGTGTTCATCGCCCGCCGGGTGATCTCGGGCTACCGCCGGATCTCCGCGAAGCGCGAAGCGCCTCCGTTGCGCGAGCGCCTGGCGAGCGGCGGCTGGGTGGAGATCGTCTCCTCCCTGATGGTGCTGCTCTCGAGCGCGGGCATCGAATCCCTGCGTCTTTACCGTTTCAAGGCCCAACTGCCGCGGGCCTCGGGCGGTGTCATCGGTGAGACGGTCGGCGGCTTCTTCCAGCATGCGCTCGGTTTTACGGGCGGCACACTGGCGTTGCTGCTGATCTTTGCCTTCGGCCTCTCGCTGCTGTTCCATTTCTCCTGGCTGTCGGCCGCCGAGAAAGTTGGCGCGCTGATTCTCGACACGGGCACCGTGATCCGCCGCCGCCGCGAGGCGCGTCGGGACCGGCGCCTGGGCGAGGAGGCGGCCATCGCCCGTGAAGGCGCGGTCGTGCAGAACCGCGTGCGCGCGGAAGTCCATGAGCCGGTGCAGATCGTCCCGCCGGTCAAGGTCGTGCCCAAGAGCGAGCGGGTCGAGAAGGAGAAGCAGGCACCGTTGTTCGCCGATCTGCCGGACTCCATCCTCCCGCCGCTGGCACTACTCGATGCCGCGCCAGTGGCGCAGGAAACCGTGTCGGCCGAGACGCTGGAATTCACGTCGCGCCTGATTGAGAAGAAACTCAAGGATTTCGGTGTCGAAGTGAGTGTGGTGGCCGCTTATCCCGGCCCCGTCATCACGCGCTACGAGATCGAACCGGCGACCGGCGTGAAGGGCAGCCAGATCGTGAATCTCGCGAAGGATCTGGCACGTTCGCTGTCGCTGGTGTCGATCCGCGTGGTCGAGACTATCCCCGGCAAGAATTACATGGGGCTGGAATTGCCGAACCCGCGTCGTCAGACGGTGCGCATGACCGAAATTCTCGGCTCGGAGGTGTACAACAGTTCGTCGTCGCTGCTCACGCTGGCGCTCGGCAAGGATATCGGCGGCAAACCGGTCGTGGCCGATCTGGCGAAGATGCCTCACTTACTGGTCGCGGGCACCACGGGCTCGGGCAAGTCGGTGGGGATCAACGCGATGATCCTGTCCTTGCTGTACAAGGCGACGGCGGAGCAGGTGCGGCTCATCCTGATCGACCCGAAGATGCTCGAAATGAGCATGTACGAAGGTATCCAGCATTTGCTGTGTCCGGTAGTGACGGACATGCGCCAGGCGGGCCATGCGCTGAACTGGGTCGTCGCCGAGATGGAACGTCGCTACAAATTGATGAGCAAGCTCGGCGTTCGCAATCTGGCGGGCTACAACAACAAGATCGACGATGCGGCCAAGCGCGAAGAGCATATTCCGAATCCGTTCTCGCTGACGCCGGAAGCGCCCGAGCCATTGCAGCGCCTGCCGTACATCGTCGTGGTGATCGACGAGTTGGCCGACCTCATGATGGTCGTCGGCAAGAAGGTCGAGGAATTGATTGCACGCATTGCACAGAAGGCGCGCGCGGCCGGTATTCATCTGATTCTGGCGACACAGCGTCCGTCGGTCGACGTGATTACGGGGCTTATCAAGGCGAACGTGCCAACGCGTGTGGCCTTCCAGGTGTCCTCGAAGATCGATTCGCGCACGATTCTGGACCAGCAGGGGGCGGAGACGCTCCTTGGCATGGGCGACATGCTCTACATGCCGCCGGGCACCGGTTTGCCGTTGCGCGTGCATGGGGCGTTCGTCTCCGATGACGAAGTGCATCGTGTGGTCGAGCGGCTCAAGGAGCAGGGCGAGGCGAATTACGTCGAGGGCATTCTGGAAGGCGGAACGGAAGGCGAAGACGGCGGTATCGACGGCGCGGGCGGCGGAACCGGCGAGGGGGGCGGCGAGTCCGACCCTCTGTACGATCAGGCGGTGGCCGTGGTGCTCAAGCAGCGGCGTGCGTCGATCTCGCTGGTGCAGCGCCATTTGCGCATCGGCTACAACCGGGCGGCGCGACTGCTCGAACAGATGGAACAGTCCGGCGTGGTGTCGGCGATGGCGAGCAACGGCAACCGGGAAATTCTGGTGCCGAATCGCGAGGGAGAATAAGGAACATGCTGGGATTCAAGCGCGGTTTGCCGCTCATGGTGGGTGCCGCCGGTGTGACGCTGGCGGCGTTGGTCGCGCCGGCGTATGCCAGCGGTACGGCACAACTCAAGGCGTTCGCGGCGCAAGTGAAATCGGCGCGTGGCGAGTTCGAGCAGAAACAGGTCAAGGGCCAGCAGGACGGCGCGATGAAGGTGACCAACAATGCCTCGGGCACGTTCGAGTTCTCGCGTCCCGGTCAGTTCGTCTGGCATTACACGAAGCCTTACGACCAATTGTTGCAGGCGGACGGTACTACGCTTTACGTCTACGACAAGGATCTGAATCAGGTCACCGAGCGCAAGCTCGGCGACTCGTTGGGCGCGAGCCCGGCGGCGATTCTCTTCGGCAGCAACGATATTGAAAAGAGCTTTTCGCTCAAGGACGCCGGCGTAAAGAACGGTATCGACTGGGTGGAACTGAAGCCGAAGTCGCAGGACACGCAATTCCAGCGTGTCGGCATCGGGTTTCGCGACGGCAATCTTGCCGCGATGGAACTGTACGATGCGTTCGGCAACGTGACCTTGCTCACGTTCAGCAACATGCAGAAGAACCCATCGCTGCCGGCGGGCAACTTCAAGTTCAC
This is a stretch of genomic DNA from Pandoraea faecigallinarum. It encodes these proteins:
- a CDS encoding DNA translocase FtsK codes for the protein MTTKSSYSAGAGSSLPNRVTHLFHEIRWMAQVALMVFLLMALFSYSRLDPSWTHAAHVERISNWAGRVGAWVADMLLLMLGLSAYWLVVFIARRVISGYRRISAKREAPPLRERLASGGWVEIVSSLMVLLSSAGIESLRLYRFKAQLPRASGGVIGETVGGFFQHALGFTGGTLALLLIFAFGLSLLFHFSWLSAAEKVGALILDTGTVIRRRREARRDRRLGEEAAIAREGAVVQNRVRAEVHEPVQIVPPVKVVPKSERVEKEKQAPLFADLPDSILPPLALLDAAPVAQETVSAETLEFTSRLIEKKLKDFGVEVSVVAAYPGPVITRYEIEPATGVKGSQIVNLAKDLARSLSLVSIRVVETIPGKNYMGLELPNPRRQTVRMTEILGSEVYNSSSSLLTLALGKDIGGKPVVADLAKMPHLLVAGTTGSGKSVGINAMILSLLYKATAEQVRLILIDPKMLEMSMYEGIQHLLCPVVTDMRQAGHALNWVVAEMERRYKLMSKLGVRNLAGYNNKIDDAAKREEHIPNPFSLTPEAPEPLQRLPYIVVVIDELADLMMVVGKKVEELIARIAQKARAAGIHLILATQRPSVDVITGLIKANVPTRVAFQVSSKIDSRTILDQQGAETLLGMGDMLYMPPGTGLPLRVHGAFVSDDEVHRVVERLKEQGEANYVEGILEGGTEGEDGGIDGAGGGTGEGGGESDPLYDQAVAVVLKQRRASISLVQRHLRIGYNRAARLLEQMEQSGVVSAMASNGNREILVPNREGE
- the lolA gene encoding outer membrane lipoprotein chaperone LolA, with amino-acid sequence MLGFKRGLPLMVGAAGVTLAALVAPAYASGTAQLKAFAAQVKSARGEFEQKQVKGQQDGAMKVTNNASGTFEFSRPGQFVWHYTKPYDQLLQADGTTLYVYDKDLNQVTERKLGDSLGASPAAILFGSNDIEKSFSLKDAGVKNGIDWVELKPKSQDTQFQRVGIGFRDGNLAAMELYDAFGNVTLLTFSNMQKNPSLPAGNFKFTVPKGADVIKG